The following proteins come from a genomic window of Nicotiana tomentosiformis chromosome 12, ASM39032v3, whole genome shotgun sequence:
- the LOC104099694 gene encoding lipoxygenase 6, chloroplastic isoform X1 has product MMLTAQSRSTALSSEIQHVLKVRAPEIITGGRRKLMSKRSISQVKAVIQSGNNKKTTNLVEKLVSSSKSGNLDVRAVITLRKKMKEKITDKIEDQWESFMNGIGRGILIQLISEDIDPVTKSGKIAESYVRGWLSKPSDHPYIVEYAANFRVPRDFGRPGAIIITNFLDKEIHLVQIVVHNFNEGPIFFSANTWIHSRKDNPESRIIFQNQQAYLPSETPPGIKDLRREDLLIIRGTGKGERKLHERIYDYDVYNDLGNPDKSEDLARPLIGGKERPYPRRCRTGRSPTKTDPLAESRIEKPHPVYVPRDETFEEIKQNTFSAGRLKALLHNLVPLIAATLSSSDIPFTNFSDIDKLYNDGFELNDDEHSQKNKFLSDTLDKVFSVSKRLLKYEIPAIIKRDRFAWLRDNEFARQALAGVNPVNIELLREFPIVSKLDPAVYGPPDSAITRDLIEQELNGLTVEEAIEDKRLFILDYHDMILPFIGKMNNLPGRKAYASRTLLFHTSRGVLKPIIVELSLPPTPSSPRNKRIFTHGHDSTSHWIWNLAKAHVCSNDAGIHQLVNHWLRTHACMEPYIIATHRHLSSMHPIYKLLHPHMRYTLEINALARQSLINGGGVIEACFSPGRYSMEISSAAYKSMWRFDMEALPSDLIRRGMAVEDPSMPLGVKLVIEDYPYAADGLLIWSAIKEYVESYVEHYYSEPNSVTSDVELQGWWNEIKSKGHPDKKDEPWWPKLVTKEDLSGILTIMIWIASGQHAAINFGQYPFGGYVPNRPTLMRKLIPREDDPSYENFILHPEFTFLASLPTQLQATKVMAVQDTLSTHSADEEYLHQVHELQRFSVNDHEVLRISERFCAKLEEVEHTINQRNKDNRLKNRSGAGIPPYELLLPTSGPGVTCRGIPNSISI; this is encoded by the exons ATGATGCTTACAGCTCAATCAAGATCCACTGCACTCAGCTCAGAAATCCAACATGTCCTTAAGGTCCGGGCACCGGAGATCATCACCGGCGGCCGGAGGAAATTGATGTCAAAAAGAAGTATATCACAAGTTAAAGCTGTGATCCAAAGTGGGAATAACAAAAAGACTACAAACTTGGTGGAGAAATTGGTTTCTTCTAGCAAAAGTGGGAATCTTGATGTGAGAGCAGTGATCACTTTGAGGAAGAAAATGAAGGAGAAAATCACAGACAAGATTGAAGATCAGTGGGAGTCTTTTATGAATGGGATTGGAAGGGGAATCTTGATTCAGCTCATTAGTGAAGACATTGATCCTG TTACCAAGTCGGGAAAGATTGCGGAATCTTATGTGCGAGGTTGGTTGTCCAAGCCTTCTGACCATCCATATATAGTTGAATATGCTGCCAATTTCAGAGTACCACGCGATTTTGGACGTCCTGGAGCTATCATTATTACCAATTTCCTTGACAAAGAGATACACTTAGTGCAGATTGTTGTTCATAACTTTAATGAAGGCCCTATATTCTTTAGTGCTAATACATGGATTCATTCTCGAAAAGATAATCCAGAGAGTAGAATTATCTTCCAAAATCAG CAGGCATATCTACCATCTGAAACACCACCTGGCATCAAGGATCTTCGACGTGAAGACTTGTTGATCATTCGTGGAACTGGGAAAGGCGAGAGGAAGCTACATGAACGAATCTATGATTATGATGTTTATAATGATTTAGGAAATCCCGACAAAAGTGAGGATCTTGCTAGGCCACTGATAGGTGGCAAAGAGAGACCTTATCCTAGGCGTTGTCGGACTGGTAGAAGTCCAACTAAAACAG ATCCACTAGCAGAGAGTCGAATAGAGAAACCTCATCCAGTTTATGTCCCTAGAGACGAAACTTTTGAAGAAATTAAGCAAAATACTTTTTCTGCTGGAAGGTTGAAAGCTCTGTTACATAACCTGGTACCACTAATTGCTGCCACACTGTCAAGCTCAGACATTCCCTTCACAAACTTCTCCGACATAGATAAACTCTATAACGATGGGTTTGAATTGAACGATGATGAACATTCACAGAAGAATAAATTTCTTTCTGATACTTTGGATAAAGTATTTTCTGTCAGCAAAAGGTTGCTCAAATATGAGATTCCTGCTATAATCAAAC GGGATAGATTTGCTTGGTTGCGAGATAATGAGTTTGCGCGACAAGCTTTAGCAGGGGTTAACCCTGTGAATATTGAACTTTTGAGG GAATTTCCAATTGTTAGCAAACTAGATCCAGCTGTTTATGGCCCCCCTGATTCAGCTATTACCAGGGATCTTATAGAACAAGAGCTTAATGGACTGACTGTTGAAGAG GCAATTGAAGACAAGAGATTGTTTATACTTGATTATCATGACATGATTTTGCCATTTATCGGGAAGATGAACAACTTGCCAGGGAGGAAAGCTTATGCATCAAGAACACTTCTCTTCCATACATCCAGAGGTGTTCTAAAGCCGATTATCGTTGAACTTTCACTGCCTCCAACACCTTCTTCACCTAGGAACAAGCGTATATTCACCCATGGACATGATTCAACCAGTCACTGGATCTGGAATCTAGCCAAAGCACATGTTTGTTCAAATGATGCTGGCATTCATCAGTTGGTGAACCACTG GTTAAGGACTCATGCTTGTATGGAACCGTATATCATTGCAACCCATAGGCATCTTAGCTCTATGCACCCAATTTACAAGCTACTTCACCCACATATGCGCTACACACTGGAAATCAATGCGCTTGCGAGGCAGAGTTTGATAAACGGGGGTGGAGTTATTGAAGCATGTTTTAGCCCCGGAAGATATTCAATGGAAATAAGCTCTGCAGCTTACAAGAGCATGTGGCGGTTTGATATGGAAGCTCTGCCTTCAGATTTAATAAGAAG GGGAATGGCCGTGGAGGATCCATCAATGCCTTTGGGGGTGAAACTTGTGATTGAAGACTACCCTTATGCAGCAGACGGCCTTCTCATATGGTCTGCCATAAAAGAATATGTGGAGTCGTATGTTGAGCACTACTATTCCGAGCCTAATTCTGTCACTTCAGATGTTGAGCTCCAAGGGTGGTGGAATGAGATCAAGAGCAAGGGACACCCTGACAAGAAAGATGAGCCTTGGTGGCCAAAGCTTGTTACTAAAGAAGACTTGTCTGGCATACTCACCATAATGATTTGGATTGCCTCAGGCCAACATGCAGCAATAAACTTTGGGCAGTACCCTTTTGGAGGTTATGTACCTAACCGTCCTACCCTTATGCGAAAGCTCATCCCACGTGAAGATGATCCCAGCTATGAGAACTTTATTCTTCACCCTGAGTTCACTTTTCTGGCATCTTTGCCTACTCAACTCCAAGCTACTAAAGTGATGGCCGTTCAAGATACCTTATCGACTCATTCAGCAGACGAGGAATACTTGCATCAGGTGCACGAACTTCAAAGATTCTCCGTAAATGATCATGAAGTTTTGAGGATTTCTGAAAGATTCTGTGCCAAATTAGAGGAGGTAGAACACACCATCAACCAAAGAAACAAGGATAATCGTCTTAAAAACCGAAGTGGTGCTGGCATTCCTCCATATGAACTGCTGCTACCTACTTCTGGTCCGGGTGTTACCTGTCGTGGTATTCCCAACAGCATCTCTATCTGA
- the LOC104099694 gene encoding lipoxygenase 6, chloroplastic isoform X2 codes for MMLTAQSRSTALSSEIQHVLKVRAPEIITGGRRKLMSKRSISQVKAVIQSGNNKKTTNLVEKLVSSSKSGNLDVRAVITLRKKMKEKITDKIEDQWESFMNGIGRGILIQLISEDIDPVTKSGKIAESYVRGWLSKPSDHPYIVEYAANFRVPRDFGRPGAIIITNFLDKEIHLVQIVVHNFNEGPIFFSANTWIHSRKDNPESRIIFQNQAYLPSETPPGIKDLRREDLLIIRGTGKGERKLHERIYDYDVYNDLGNPDKSEDLARPLIGGKERPYPRRCRTGRSPTKTDPLAESRIEKPHPVYVPRDETFEEIKQNTFSAGRLKALLHNLVPLIAATLSSSDIPFTNFSDIDKLYNDGFELNDDEHSQKNKFLSDTLDKVFSVSKRLLKYEIPAIIKRDRFAWLRDNEFARQALAGVNPVNIELLREFPIVSKLDPAVYGPPDSAITRDLIEQELNGLTVEEAIEDKRLFILDYHDMILPFIGKMNNLPGRKAYASRTLLFHTSRGVLKPIIVELSLPPTPSSPRNKRIFTHGHDSTSHWIWNLAKAHVCSNDAGIHQLVNHWLRTHACMEPYIIATHRHLSSMHPIYKLLHPHMRYTLEINALARQSLINGGGVIEACFSPGRYSMEISSAAYKSMWRFDMEALPSDLIRRGMAVEDPSMPLGVKLVIEDYPYAADGLLIWSAIKEYVESYVEHYYSEPNSVTSDVELQGWWNEIKSKGHPDKKDEPWWPKLVTKEDLSGILTIMIWIASGQHAAINFGQYPFGGYVPNRPTLMRKLIPREDDPSYENFILHPEFTFLASLPTQLQATKVMAVQDTLSTHSADEEYLHQVHELQRFSVNDHEVLRISERFCAKLEEVEHTINQRNKDNRLKNRSGAGIPPYELLLPTSGPGVTCRGIPNSISI; via the exons ATGATGCTTACAGCTCAATCAAGATCCACTGCACTCAGCTCAGAAATCCAACATGTCCTTAAGGTCCGGGCACCGGAGATCATCACCGGCGGCCGGAGGAAATTGATGTCAAAAAGAAGTATATCACAAGTTAAAGCTGTGATCCAAAGTGGGAATAACAAAAAGACTACAAACTTGGTGGAGAAATTGGTTTCTTCTAGCAAAAGTGGGAATCTTGATGTGAGAGCAGTGATCACTTTGAGGAAGAAAATGAAGGAGAAAATCACAGACAAGATTGAAGATCAGTGGGAGTCTTTTATGAATGGGATTGGAAGGGGAATCTTGATTCAGCTCATTAGTGAAGACATTGATCCTG TTACCAAGTCGGGAAAGATTGCGGAATCTTATGTGCGAGGTTGGTTGTCCAAGCCTTCTGACCATCCATATATAGTTGAATATGCTGCCAATTTCAGAGTACCACGCGATTTTGGACGTCCTGGAGCTATCATTATTACCAATTTCCTTGACAAAGAGATACACTTAGTGCAGATTGTTGTTCATAACTTTAATGAAGGCCCTATATTCTTTAGTGCTAATACATGGATTCATTCTCGAAAAGATAATCCAGAGAGTAGAATTATCTTCCAAAATCAG GCATATCTACCATCTGAAACACCACCTGGCATCAAGGATCTTCGACGTGAAGACTTGTTGATCATTCGTGGAACTGGGAAAGGCGAGAGGAAGCTACATGAACGAATCTATGATTATGATGTTTATAATGATTTAGGAAATCCCGACAAAAGTGAGGATCTTGCTAGGCCACTGATAGGTGGCAAAGAGAGACCTTATCCTAGGCGTTGTCGGACTGGTAGAAGTCCAACTAAAACAG ATCCACTAGCAGAGAGTCGAATAGAGAAACCTCATCCAGTTTATGTCCCTAGAGACGAAACTTTTGAAGAAATTAAGCAAAATACTTTTTCTGCTGGAAGGTTGAAAGCTCTGTTACATAACCTGGTACCACTAATTGCTGCCACACTGTCAAGCTCAGACATTCCCTTCACAAACTTCTCCGACATAGATAAACTCTATAACGATGGGTTTGAATTGAACGATGATGAACATTCACAGAAGAATAAATTTCTTTCTGATACTTTGGATAAAGTATTTTCTGTCAGCAAAAGGTTGCTCAAATATGAGATTCCTGCTATAATCAAAC GGGATAGATTTGCTTGGTTGCGAGATAATGAGTTTGCGCGACAAGCTTTAGCAGGGGTTAACCCTGTGAATATTGAACTTTTGAGG GAATTTCCAATTGTTAGCAAACTAGATCCAGCTGTTTATGGCCCCCCTGATTCAGCTATTACCAGGGATCTTATAGAACAAGAGCTTAATGGACTGACTGTTGAAGAG GCAATTGAAGACAAGAGATTGTTTATACTTGATTATCATGACATGATTTTGCCATTTATCGGGAAGATGAACAACTTGCCAGGGAGGAAAGCTTATGCATCAAGAACACTTCTCTTCCATACATCCAGAGGTGTTCTAAAGCCGATTATCGTTGAACTTTCACTGCCTCCAACACCTTCTTCACCTAGGAACAAGCGTATATTCACCCATGGACATGATTCAACCAGTCACTGGATCTGGAATCTAGCCAAAGCACATGTTTGTTCAAATGATGCTGGCATTCATCAGTTGGTGAACCACTG GTTAAGGACTCATGCTTGTATGGAACCGTATATCATTGCAACCCATAGGCATCTTAGCTCTATGCACCCAATTTACAAGCTACTTCACCCACATATGCGCTACACACTGGAAATCAATGCGCTTGCGAGGCAGAGTTTGATAAACGGGGGTGGAGTTATTGAAGCATGTTTTAGCCCCGGAAGATATTCAATGGAAATAAGCTCTGCAGCTTACAAGAGCATGTGGCGGTTTGATATGGAAGCTCTGCCTTCAGATTTAATAAGAAG GGGAATGGCCGTGGAGGATCCATCAATGCCTTTGGGGGTGAAACTTGTGATTGAAGACTACCCTTATGCAGCAGACGGCCTTCTCATATGGTCTGCCATAAAAGAATATGTGGAGTCGTATGTTGAGCACTACTATTCCGAGCCTAATTCTGTCACTTCAGATGTTGAGCTCCAAGGGTGGTGGAATGAGATCAAGAGCAAGGGACACCCTGACAAGAAAGATGAGCCTTGGTGGCCAAAGCTTGTTACTAAAGAAGACTTGTCTGGCATACTCACCATAATGATTTGGATTGCCTCAGGCCAACATGCAGCAATAAACTTTGGGCAGTACCCTTTTGGAGGTTATGTACCTAACCGTCCTACCCTTATGCGAAAGCTCATCCCACGTGAAGATGATCCCAGCTATGAGAACTTTATTCTTCACCCTGAGTTCACTTTTCTGGCATCTTTGCCTACTCAACTCCAAGCTACTAAAGTGATGGCCGTTCAAGATACCTTATCGACTCATTCAGCAGACGAGGAATACTTGCATCAGGTGCACGAACTTCAAAGATTCTCCGTAAATGATCATGAAGTTTTGAGGATTTCTGAAAGATTCTGTGCCAAATTAGAGGAGGTAGAACACACCATCAACCAAAGAAACAAGGATAATCGTCTTAAAAACCGAAGTGGTGCTGGCATTCCTCCATATGAACTGCTGCTACCTACTTCTGGTCCGGGTGTTACCTGTCGTGGTATTCCCAACAGCATCTCTATCTGA